ggcggcaccgcgcgcggcgaaactcaccgctttgcggcaccgcgcgcggcgccgcgcaccgctttgcggcgccgcagcgcggcaccgcaaaattttgcgttgcggcgggcgtcgccgcagagcggtttgcggtgccgcagatttctgcggtgccgcgccgcgcggcggcggcggcgccgcaccgctgacatgtggccgggcccacggacacaacacaacataataaacctataattttatattttataaaatcgtgagaatttataaaaaaactgaATTAAGTGGGAAACATTTCCGATGGGCATCTACAATATGAATACCTATATATGAAAGGTTTATTTTAGCACACTTGTTTGCCACCACCGAGTCTAacagttttaaaaattaaaagcggcctagtgcgagtcggactcgcccatgaagggttccgtatttaggcgatttatgacgtattaaaaaaaaactacttgctagatctcgttcaaaccaattttcggtggaagtttacatggtaatgtacatcatatattttttttagttttatcattctcttattttagaagttaggggggggggacacacattttaccactttggaagtgtcttaatgcggttcacagaatacatctacttaccaagtttcaacagtatagttcttatagtttcggagaaaagtggctgtgacatacggacggacagacagacggacagacggacagacagacagacagacatgacgaatctataagggttccgttttttgccatttggctacggaaccctaaaaaccataaCTTTCgtcataaaaataaagttaaaaattatCTATAAGTTATCctaattatttttcataataacaagttgaattaaaaaaaaaaacataatatgtacTTGCAACCCACCCCAAAAACCCACTTGCAACATTTGTTAACATtacttatgattattttttaagGCTAGGCGGTATTAAACCTCAAATGCTTACCCACTTATACCATAAACCATAACGTAACCTAacaatacaagcaaaaaaacaatagCATCATTACCTGCCTCTCACGGCTAATACATATACAGTTATCCACTGCAATAATTGCTACATCATAGGACCTTAAGTATTAAACCATAAAGACTATTATGGAATGGATGAATGAGCTAAGTGGATTGGGTggtgaagtaggtaggtatacaatagATACATAGTATTACATTTTGTAACTGCAACTTTTAACCCATTTTTAACCTTTCAAGTGGCATATGTCATATTTGAGTTGTTggaatttcgattttatttcaattaatcgAATTTCAGATCTAAATGACTTAAAAAATTGTCCGGAAGCCGGTTCCTGCCACTTGAAGAGTTAATTGACTGCAATCGAAAGGAAAGAAGCCAGAAGTTCAGTAAGTTCTGGGACTTCTGGGTGCTACCGAAGATATAGAAATTTGAAGATGATATTTCGTCTATGGCTATAGCTTGCTTGTGACAGAGAGGAAGATATAGGaatttttgttttcaaatttcgaagtacctatacagggtgtaatctaaaacgtgatacaagataatcaaacctgaatcttttcatgattttgaacaacttttactatggggtcaactatgtaaattaacaaaaaaaaaatctttgccatacatttttgtctacctctccttgaccatttctatggaacagctcaatttttttttaatattacaaaattgaccccatagtaaaagttgttcaaaatcatgaaaagattcaggtttgattatcttgtatcacgttttagattacaccctgtatatacagggtggtccaaaccttgacgtccaaaaagtttttagattcctcacgtcgtgggctatcagaatatatcccatgtatgttagccgatttttcgtagttttcgggttatgattttttaaacttttaacttttcttatgaaattccggggttcccatacagggtggctaaaaaataactgcattcccgttgccagggaggttttgggattatacttcgcgatttcggggttggtcccatagtaaaatttgctcagtataattccaaaacctccctggcaacgggaatgcagttattttttagccaccctgtatgggaaccccggaatttcataacaaaagttaaaagtttaaaaaatcataacgcgaaaactacgaaaaatcggctaacatacatggggtatattctgatatcccacgacgtgaggaatctaaaaaaaatttttggacgtcaaggtttggaacACCCTGTATCACTATACAGGgtcaaaggactgttccatttcaaacatagacatagagattcatactatctttgtcttacactagtactagcacccaaaagaaaaggatgagtacagtttttttggttcctatttactgacaagatttggttgaccatctataaatggTTAAATAAAACCACGAGTAATTtaccaaaattaaaatgaaacctttttgaaaattataatGTTACGATAATACTTACACTGGCTGCATGCGACAGTGTGgctgtatgtaataaaaaaaaaacttcattttATTTGTCAATTTTCGACAACTTGTAGctttaagttaattttatataattttattaattaatttactgaTAACCCCAAATTTTCGTTACAATGGCATCCGGAGAACCGAATCTAAAAGACTGTCCTTATATTTGTCCAAGTGAGCAAGTGAAACAGGCGCCGCCGCAGTATGGCGTGGCGGGCGGGGGCTCGCACGAGAACCGGTACGAGCGGCCCTACGTGCCGGGCCAAGTGCAGCCCCCCGTGCCCAAGGTGTACCCCCCGGGGGCCCCCCCGACCTACCTCCCCCAGCCTACAGAGGGCACCAGCGGGGACTTCCTCGGCATGTCCGGAGTGGGCCCCTGGGCCGCCGGACATCTCGACTGGACCCCACAAGCGGGCATCACCGGCGTACGACCCGTGGTCGACAAATACTCCATCACCAGATATTCAACTGGAGAGTGGAGAAAGAACAACGAGTACATCCTCACCCCGAGAGCGACCGACAAAGCTATAGCTCTCGAGAAGCGATACAAGAAAGAAATAGCGGACACTTTCGATCAGATAAACAACGCACAAAGCAACTCCAATAACAGTATGAAAAAGAGAGTTAAAGATTTGTCGGCGTGGAAGAAGAAAGTGGACGCTGCTGAGCAGGCTATCACCGAGGAAATTAACATACTGGACGAATACAGGGCGAGATTGAAGGGTGCTTGTCGTATCCTCATGATGCCTGAAGCTATTGCTAAAGAATGTCTCGAGCTGAGAACGTCTCGTTATGAGCCCGACTTAGTTCGAGACGATGCCGAGCAAGAACTGGTCAACGAAGTGGCAATAGTCGGCGAAATACGGAGAGTTTTCACCGAAACTCTGGCTAAAGTTGAAGAGCAAATGTTGAAAAATAGGGCGGCTAAAGCGGCTATCGAATTGGATTGGAGCGATAAAATGCAAAGTCTAAAAGTAGACAAGAAACTTTTAAACATGACTCCAACATCTACCCTTATCCTAGCGCATCCTGGCGTAGCACGATGGCCCGAAAATTCTACCACTTTAGAGTACTGGGAGCATTACTGTAGGGAGAGCATTAGAAACTGTGATGATGTCAGACATGAATCCGAGAATTTAAGAGGCGACCTGATGACTGCTATCACGAAAGGAGCTCAGGACTTGAAGATTCAAGGTGATAGAACCAATATGGCATTGGCAGATTCGATCTTAGCCACGCAGCAGTGTTGCGACCACCTCGAGAGGAACCTTAAGGAGAATTTGCAGAAAACTGCGGATATTGAGAACTTGATAGACTACCTTAAAGATTCTCTAAGGAAGGCTGATGATACCTGCAAGTTATCTGAGACGCGATTACACGGGAGGAACTATGAGAGGCCTAACGTGGAAAACTGTAGAGATGAAGCTCAGTATGCGTTGATGGCTGAGCATAAACTTATAAAAGAGAAAACGGAGGCCTTGCGGGGGCAGGTAAGGGAAGCGGAGAGCGTGAGGAGCGAGCTCATGAAGTACCGAGGGGACCTGGAGAAGCAGATCGCGTGTAAGAGGAAGAGTCTCAACATCAACGAGGACAGATGCGCTAGAGCGAGAGCTCACATGCCTACTCCGGAAGATTTCGCCGCGTTGTAAATTGAGATTTTAATATCATTGGTAATAAATCATGCATTATAATATCTTTTTCATAACAATGTCAGTATTGTTTATTTCGTGATATTAAATCTTCCTTAGACCGACTGTAGGTATTTACGGACTGATCTGTCCAGGCAATAAATGTCATTTTGGGGACTTTAATAAATCTTGTCAATGGCTTTTCCACATAATGCACATAACATACTTGTAGGTAGTTTCATATCCTACATTCATAACCTAACCTACATGATACAATACGGATACGATCACGAAGTAcccaataataattaaaataataaataatatatttaacccGGATTTTGGCTTTTGATCTTTCGCGTAACATAAACTATTATTTCATCTCTTCTCCATATTGTATCGATTTCAGTAGATACTTAGTTACGCAGTGCATCAACTAGGTAGCGCATCGCATCAAATGTGATGGCCCGATGGTAAAAGTGGGGCGGCCAACAATGACAGAAGTTCGTGAGAACTCATTATACAACCGAGCATAACTCCGTTATGAAAGACATGCCCGTTTGGGTTTACCAAATTGTATTATGTGGATTATCTGATTAAAGAATTTGATTATATGTTGTAGCACATGTACTTAGCTCTCGCTGTGAACAGTGATGATGATGGTGAGATTTAGGGCAGAGGTCAACTTGCCTCTTTCGAGTTTTTCGAGAAATCTCTGTTTTCATAACCATCCTAGTCAGAACCGAAACAAAAAGACGTTGTccaaagtagtagtagtagtagtagacgTCCAAAAGTAGTTGGAACTTCAAATCAAAGTTCTTATACATATAATAGTCAACGGCGCGTTTCTAGCATTTTGCACATGGGTGCCATTTAAGTTTTGTTACTCAGGCCAAGCAATTTCTTAGGATTAATACTGATGAAGAATTTGTACATACTTCAACTTAGTACCTCTTATAATGTTATGTTATATGTACGCAAGTACTATTTATATGTTGTAAGTATAAGAATTAACATAAGTACTACTTACTCTTCTAAAATTTTGGTATGCTGATAAAACCTAGCCAAGTCTCCAATTCATCTTAAAGTAATAATCTACTTatcttaacactgatttaaactttcacgatttttacacattattaatacaacgggacttaatcgcgtatctaagttttaagatttacctccgacgtttcaaggacggcgttgtccccgtggtctacTTATCTTGTCTACAGAACTTAACACCCATTTAGATCTTAAATATTTTGTGAGTGAAGTCGATTCGTATTCtttatattgaacttggcttttTGTTGAAATACATCTTACttatcctcctgagacccagaagcatttgttttgtttttgaatttggaacccttagtaaagctttggattcctccgaaagtggtgccgtcatatagcggccgtctccatacaaatactacgacatccatatttagccgtataatttagtatggagatggccgctatatgacggcaccgctttcggaggaatccaaagcttaactcaATGAAATTGCAATGAAAGTCCaaaatatttttggaatatgtacaaaaatcgCAGGGTCTTAGAAGGTTAAATACAACACGCACGATTTGCACGCCCACTCCGCAtttgcttttgttttttttatagtttgttttttttggcattgggtcaatttctgaacacgattttttttctgtccgagatgaaaatcgcgggttagcatcaggcaatacttaccaatttttttttacataaagaagtcacactttcacaccgagttccatatgaattcactgattagttggtttttagagtacacataaaaatacccaaaggctcaaattactactcccgtgccctgtccggaatctacttttgagcataatgaaaaatcctacgaaaaattctacattagtatcactaatttagtgtcaaatacttaaactagatgatatttactatcactgagcacatatactattaacttcattgtggtaaataactcgtgatcgatgtttaaattttgtccgagcgcgcgagtaaaatttcgtcggcaaaactcaaagggctctgacagccgacgtttgtatttgaaccgcctcgtgtcccgcctcacctgtactggcagtattcggctgtctctcaaagcaagcggatgtaagtcaagccgcggcgtgttcgagcaaatcgcgtaagtatttcggaatccgggtgggcgacaatttttttctaatttcgatgccccttataaattttattttccacatagcttttcaatagcaattgtcatatttaggagccctttatgtatctttatataagcgataacataacagtttggtcaaacacgatttaaatttttggcgaatttttttattacgaattctaatttccgtgccctaattcccataacaaatttacctaaaacagctgattaagtggcacgggaattagaaagtattacatatattgtcaacaaatcttttattgggggcactgtaagttaattggcaatgtttacgtcatattattattacttatatatattggcattgaatatatattatatgtaataataatacgacgtatatctttctattttacatttaaggaaatcttaaagaatgcacaaaaatctgtgaatagttttttagtataagtactatagtacttacatacaggatcgacccgaataacccgggcaattttaatacgtaaggtaaggtggggtaagacgacaccggtgtaagactatcacttgtatggaatccttgtactgttagtcttgccccaccttaccttattcattgatcatattataacattaaaatattatataaacataaaactatttctggaatgattacatattatgtatgtatgtatgtataaactctttattgtacaaacacaaaacacaaatttatggcacaggataggcagtacaaaggcgaacttatccctttaagggatttcttccagttaacctttgagtagatgagaattgatgaagaacgtagacaaatatagcactgagtacaatagactagaggaaagtcaataaaattataaaagagggcgaagataaataatataagataaaaattagaagtaacaatatttcaaatataaagaatacctacgttatatataataaatataaaatatatatatataaaatatctatagtcACGAACAAGTTAATTCCGGTCCGATAGCCACAGCTTTTTTAACTGCCCCTTAAGCGACGCAACGGACTGCGATTGCCTTAAGGAGGGAGGCAACTCATTCCAAAGTTGAACAGCTCGTACTGCAAAAGATTTACCATACGCACGAGATTTGTGATGAGGTGTTGCCAGTGCAAGATTGGTACTCGATGGAAGGCGATGGCCACTACCATCTGCCAaaaacttgaatttttgtaAGAGATAGAGAGGAGAAGAAGGAATAAAAAGAACATTAAAAAGAAGAGAAAGAATGTGCAGATCCCTGCGACGGCGGATGGGAAGCCAATGAAGTTGAGTACGAAATAGAGAAACATGATCGTATTTCCTTAGACCAAATACAAATCTTATGCACATATTCTGCAGGCGTTCAAGCTTGTCAAGcagttatattataatacctgtacctaaggttatatgaaacaaaatgaatcacatttgcaatgttttgtttttgtaaatttgacagctgacagcgtatgccgtataaagtttaaatatctgggagaccgagctttgcttggaaaacatataggtacctacctacctaaaaactcaaaaatgcgcgtttttccagagataacacctacctagatagatttttcaccccagaaaaccctcatatatgataaaatttcatcgaaatcgttagagccgtttccgagatccccgaaatatatacaagaattgctcgtttaatagattagttgttataaattagcttttctaatacaagaaaaattaaatatatcctattcttactatattataaatgcgaaagtatcactgtctgtctgtctgttatctcgtcacgcttaaaccgctgaaccaatatcatgttgatgatatttggcatggagatagtttgaggcccggggaaggacaaaggatctggggacacggcagtgccgccgccaagtcgagcaaaacaaagtggcacggtcaaaataacatttaatttgaacatgtaatcttagaattaatgcactttaaaatcccttagttttgtcactgacacaatcactcacgatcatcattattctaaggtacttctagcatacccacaagttccaaatttgaaacgtaattaggtttaagctttttaagccaagaaaaatctaataatactgcaatattagtcacgttctaaagatctaataactgcataaataagtttgtaatcctatagaaatatatgcgataacaaatttaccttttagttcttacaattagtagggaaagtaaaggtacactacgatgtacgatgtgagtatgaataaagatgtatatagttatgatatgtgtatacatagtatcagtatggtatgggtatgattacctgaaaagaaggacagcctacaaaaagagatgggatcctatcaaaaacattacatgtaaaaagatgcaagtctcgcaacgcagttcttctactacaaaaaaagttttgagatgtaatgtgaaaccaagtcggttattttagacaatgccaggggggtattaaaaccgtaatactattagataccttattagggttccgtagccaaatggcaaaaaacggaacccttatggattcgtcatgtctgtctgtctgtgatagtcttaccccggtgatagtcttaccccaccttacctcatatgtggttaaacaattgtatgtgttatgaatttatgaaggcagcatattcgatttcttcagattaacttacacaataacttcttctctctgtgcccctatttatttcttagtatcatttcctatacggccataaagcagatcatacaccttgtacctatctacatgcagatacataatgacactttttaatgaatagttttgtatgtaaggcggacatgtttacgcaactactcaaagtattgttttgaaatatatatattttactaagaaagagagattagttgccattaaaatcaaggaaactattagtcaaatacgtagtttttagtgtatcatactttcgtagatttgtcgtccgaaactaaaattaaagtagataaatatgttcgatgccgcttcagtatggttgaagtatattattgtagattaaaatatacataaataatagttttaactaccaaaataagctaagaaaacaattcctgtgccatgttctaatttccgtgctagtaaaatctaattcccatggacacactaattcccgtgccctgaccaaaattttaaattgaaataacttttatagttttatgaatatttttaccccataagaaaattaatgtttattatattttttatcaaattatcagcatattttttttgtgtaatgttggtatttcaaaattccatgggaattagacaaaaatgctcgtttggtgaaattgaccccattagaaataaggtaaatcttgatgtgtcttttaattgaaaaacacattttaaaaataagttacggcaaatatgtaacaattatgaatctaatacgatcatttatattcttctgctttcataagtaatagtttttgatttttaaaaagcgtttttta
The sequence above is a segment of the Cydia amplana chromosome 2, ilCydAmpl1.1, whole genome shotgun sequence genome. Coding sequences within it:
- the LOC134661028 gene encoding tektin-4-like; its protein translation is MASGEPNLKDCPYICPSEQVKQAPPQYGVAGGGSHENRYERPYVPGQVQPPVPKVYPPGAPPTYLPQPTEGTSGDFLGMSGVGPWAAGHLDWTPQAGITGVRPVVDKYSITRYSTGEWRKNNEYILTPRATDKAIALEKRYKKEIADTFDQINNAQSNSNNSMKKRVKDLSAWKKKVDAAEQAITEEINILDEYRARLKGACRILMMPEAIAKECLELRTSRYEPDLVRDDAEQELVNEVAIVGEIRRVFTETLAKVEEQMLKNRAAKAAIELDWSDKMQSLKVDKKLLNMTPTSTLILAHPGVARWPENSTTLEYWEHYCRESIRNCDDVRHESENLRGDLMTAITKGAQDLKIQGDRTNMALADSILATQQCCDHLERNLKENLQKTADIENLIDYLKDSLRKADDTCKLSETRLHGRNYERPNVENCRDEAQYALMAEHKLIKEKTEALRGQVREAESVRSELMKYRGDLEKQIACKRKSLNINEDRCARARAHMPTPEDFAAL